The following coding sequences are from one Camarhynchus parvulus chromosome 1, STF_HiC, whole genome shotgun sequence window:
- the LOC115911445 gene encoding skin secretory protein xP2-like, producing the protein MPRGRRRSRRRRRAGVAAPLTLGTALAGRREEGRSRSPRDRTGIAETRWVLGAVAPGSRLGLPGLEALAAAAGPRGGSPPWAAPSLLQVPAAAQPAPRRDGSDLPAGAPAALAVLRLQPGAEGSARAAAAAAAGAAPRLRTVYVNPRWLERQAALGAAAAAAAAASPCAEAAAASGAAGAPAPAPAPAPAPAPAPAPAAAAAAGQGEAEAAATPYVGLRRPLGYKLAKATKERIWRGEFIDLFSLLHTELAPEHGPRPGDTLDQWVSAFLVYASVLCEKHPARCGAMFKYLDTIRKLHATYGGTSWMNYDEDFRRRAAKNPSLPWGDVDLDLWMKWMAPLKSLVPRRLRTDSETQASPAQPPPPGQSPKEEEKSQTP; encoded by the exons ATGCCACGTGGGAGGcggcggagccgccgccgccgccgggccggAGTCGCGGCCCCGCTAACGCTGGGGACGGCGCTCGCCGGCCGCCGCGAGGAGGGGAGGTCGCGGAGCCCCCGGGACCGCACCGGGATCGCCGAGACCCGATGGGTGCTCGGCGCGGTGGCGCCCGGCTCGCGGCTCGGCCTCCCGGGCCTAGAggcgctggcggcggcggccgggcctAGGGGCGGCTCTCCGCCCTGGGCGGCGCCCTCGCTGCTGCAGGTGCCGGCGGCGGCCCAGCCGGCCCCGCGGCGGGACGGCAGCGACCTGCCCGCCGGCGCGCCCGCCGCCCTGGCCGTGCTGCGGCTTCAGCCCGGCGCCGAGGGCTcggcgcgggcggcggcagcggcggcggccggggccgcgccgcgccTGCGGACCGTCTACGTGAACCCGCGCTGGCTGGAGCGCCAGGCCGCGctgggggcggcggcggcggcggcggcggccgccagTCCCTGCGCCGAGGCGGCAGCGGCGAGCGGCGCGGCCggggccccggccccggccccagccccggccccagccccagcccctgctccggctccggcagcggcggcggcggcggggcaggGCGAGGCCGAGGCGGCGGCCACCCCCTACGTGGGGCTGCGGCGGCCGCTGGGCTACAAGTTGGCCAAGGCCACCAAGGAGCGGATCTGGCGGGGGGAGTTCATTGACCTCTTTTCCTTGCTCCACACAGAGCTGGCCCCCGAGCACGGCCCGCGCCCGGGGGACACGCTGGACCAGTGGGTCTCGGCCTTCCTGGTGTACGCCAGCGTGCTGTGCGAGAAGCACCCGGCGCGCTGCGGAGCCATGTTCAAGTACCTGGACACCATCCGCAAGCTGCACGCCACCTACGGGGGCACCTCCTGGATGAACTACGATGAGGATTTCCGGCGGCGGGCGGCCAAGAACCCCTCGCTGCCCTGGGGCGACGTCGACTTGGACCTGTGGATGAAGTGGATGGCGCCCCTCAAGTCGCTTGTCCCCCGACGTCTGCGTACTGACAGCGAGACACAGGCCTCGCCGGCCCAGCCGCCACCGCCGGGCCAGAGCCCtaaggaggaggagaaaagccaG actcCATGA